The following proteins are encoded in a genomic region of Triticum dicoccoides isolate Atlit2015 ecotype Zavitan chromosome 1B, WEW_v2.0, whole genome shotgun sequence:
- the LOC119326928 gene encoding uncharacterized protein LOC119326928, translated as MHYKQSPVPIGSETLELNRGTGGGGGGERASEKEIEDKAREEAIMSLRRAVGFLLTRRLSSRVIPRTAPARSFHSLKDLPIGGAVGVAAAAFAGVGALAAVQYFRKGSDDDEPATRKKGEFIYIYKEEEMEELFENWIKEFNKTYRDEKEKAMRFQVFKETMKWIESQPPSSHKSLFPGNCFADLKSEELPCSQSCIHGLDDPDSEEYRENKFVTENVKGEAIIWKPAVKQGDKQATQVSA; from the exons ATGCACTATAAACAATCTCCCGTGCCCATTGGTAGCGAAACCCTAGAATTGAATCGAGgcaccggtggcggcggcggcggcgagcgagcgagcgaaAAAGAAATCGAGGATAAGGCGAGGGAAGAGGCAATCATGTCCCTCCGACGGGCCGTCGGTTTCCTCCTCACACGGAGGCTCTCGTCGCGGGTGATCCCAAGGACGGCTCCTGcacgctctttccactccttg AAGGATCTCCCCATCGGCGGCGCTGTTGGTGTGGCCGCGGCTGCGTTTGCTGGTGTCGGAGCCTTGGCGGCAGTTCAGTATTTCAGGAAAGGCTCAGATGATGATGAGCCAG CTACTCGCAAGAAAGGGGAGTTCATCTATATATATAAAGAGGaggagatggaagagttgtttgagAATTGGATCAAGGAGTTCAACAAGACATACCGAGACGAGAAAGAGAAGGCTATGCGGTTCCAAGTGTTCAAGGAAACCATGAAGTGGATCGAATCACAGCCCCCATCTTCCCATAAGTCTTTGTTTCCAGGAAACTGTTTTGCAGACTTAAAAAGCGAGGAGCTTCCGTGCAGCCAGTCCTGTATCCATGGTTTAGATGACCCAGACAGCGAAGAGTACCGCGAGAACAAGTTTGTCACTGAGAATGTGAAAG GAGAAGCAATCATATGGAAGCCAGCCGTGAAGCAGGGCGACAAGCAGGCAACTCAAGTCTCTGCCTAG